Sequence from the Bremerella volcania genome:
CGCGTGGGCATGCCCTCTCAGCCCCAACGGGGCGACAGAGAATAGCCAGGGGCGTCAGCCCCTGGTAGGTGACCAGAAAAAAACAAGCCCTGAAAGGGCGACAGAACCTATGTGTCATTCATGATTCTGTCGCCCCGTTGGGGCTCACCATTCGTCATGCATCCAGGACCAGGGGCTCACGCCCCTGGCTATTCTCTGCCGCCCCCTTGGGGCTCGGAAGAACTCGAATCCAAGGGTGATACCAAACGTTCACCACTCGTTTTTCTCGTCCCTAACACACTCAACACTCGAAAACGTCATGTCCCATTCACACGCACCACAACCTGAACAACACGGAGCTGGCTCAACCGGCCACGCTCCGCAGGTTGCCGTGCGCGAGGGGAATCGACTGCTCTGCCCCTGTTGCGGAGAAGTGTTGATGGTCTTGCAGGAACAGCCGGCCAACGAGTCGCAGCCCAAGAAATTCTGGCCGCCGAAGATGGCCCCTCCGAAACGAACGCCTCGCCCACAATCGGCCACGCTCAACGAAATCATTCGGCGGCAAGAGGCCCAGGAGGAAGCCGCGTTTCAGGCTGCGATGGCGAAGGACGTTCCTAGCCAGGACCCGCCTGTCGAAGCGTTCGGCCCCGACCGGCCCCATTACCGGGCCGACAGCATCGTGGTCGAAATCGATCCGGAGGTCGCGGCGTACGAGTTCCCCGAAATCGATCCTCCCCTGGTCCCCAACGGCCGAACGCCCAAACGTTCGCGAAGTGATTCTTGCGAATACCGCGAGCCCCGCGAACGCGACGCCGTGACGCGCTACGAGGAACGAAAGCGTTACCGGCTGCGGCAGCCGCTGCGCGAGCCGCTCACGTACGAAGCCGCACGGCTGTACGCGTGGATGTTCTACCGCATGAAGAAGCTCAACCTGCAGCTGATCGAGGAGATCACCGCGAAACAGGCCGAGATCGATGCGCTGGAAGAGGAACTCAACGCACCGGTGAAAGAGGCTTTCAGCGAAGAGCAACCGCCAAGCGAAACGCCGCCCCAAGTAATCTCCCGAGCCGTAACCAAAAAGATCATCACGCCTACCCGGCGCGAACACGTGCTTCGTGCGATTGAAAAGCGTGTCCACGCGCACGCGAGCATGGCGTCCAACAACGAAACACGACAAGTCGAAACGGCCCACGAACGCGGGCCGCCTTGATTGTGTCAGCCCAAGAGGCTGACAAGAAAATCCTGTCCCCTCTCCCTCGCAGGGAGAGGGCCAGGGTGAGGGTTTGTTGTGCGGTTTTTGCCTCACATCGCTGGTTGAAAGTTCCGAGTCCATCGCGAACATAGGCCGCGCATGCGCTTTCAGGCCGGCGGGGATAACCCCGCACCCTATCCTTCTCCCCTCGGGGGAGAGGGGACAGGAATGTGCTGCGCCTAGGGTGTTGCCTTGCGTGTTAGTTCACGTTGGGGTCTTGTGGCATGCGCTTCAGGTTGAGGGACTCGCGCATGATATTCGAGCCTACTTCGCCGGAGACGCTTTTCCAGAGGATGTCGTTGTTGGTCTCGAAGACTTGTTCTTTCTTGGCTGGCAGCGTGAGCCAACCGCCCACTTCCAGTTCGGCTTCCAGTTGTTGGGCGCCCCAGCCGGAGTAGCCGAGGAACAAGCGAAACTCGCTTCGGCTTTCGTGAATCAGCGGCTCGATGTTTTCGCGTTGGCTCGAGAAGTAGACGCCGGGGATCACCTCCAATTCAGCGAACTTCTCTTCCTGGTGAATCGCCATCAAGGGGCCTTCGACCGGTCCCCCTTGCAACACGTTTTCCGGGGCGTCGATGTTTTCGCCGGAGACGTTCTTCCAGATTTCCTGAACGGTGAGATGGATCGGGCGGGTAAGCACCAGACCCAGCGCGCCTTCGTCGTCATGCTGAACCATCAGCACCACGGTTCGCAGAAAATTGGGATCGGGGAGGTAAGGGGACGCAATCAGAAATTGTCCGGCCAAAGATTGCATCGCTGGCATAGCTCCTCGGAGTCAGAACAAACGGGTCAACCGCCGTTGCCGTAGTGATCGTGCCAGATGCATCCGCCCCAGGACCAACCAACCCCAAAACCCACCAAAAGATGTTTGGCGCCTTGGGTCAGTCGATTCTGCTGTCGCAAGTCGTGAATCAAAAGGGGAATCGTCGCCGAGACCGTGTTGCCAACGGTCTCTAGTGCGATTGGCATACGATCGCGTTCGATCTCCAGGGCTTCCTGCAGCTGCTCCAGCATTTTACGGGTCGCCTGATGAAATAGATAGAGTTCCACGTCCGATTTCGGAATCCCTGCCGCGGAGAAGATATTCTGCACCAACTGCGGAATCGCCCCGACGGTGAAGCTGATTAGCGCCGGACCATCCATGTACAAGCGGCTATTCCAACGCTTACGATGGCGCGGCGTGTGGGCGTCTTCCGCCAGGCGGGCTCCCCCGTCGGTGACCATCAGCGTATCGGCCCCGCTTCCGTCGGTACCGAACTGGAAGCCGTCGAGGGTCGGTTCGGGGCAGGCTTCAATCAGCGTCGCAGCGGCCCCATCGCCGAAGATCGTCCGTAAGCTGCGATCGTCGGGATCGATGTATTTAGAATAGGTTTCGGCTGTAATAAAGAGGACTCGGCGAGCAATGCCAGCACGGATGAGCCCTTCGGCCAGTGACAAGCCGTAAATGAACCCTGAGCACCCCAGATTGAAATCCAACGCCCCGCACGAGATCCGCAGACCTAGCCGCTGTTGCATCAGGCAGGCCGTCGTCGGCAGGGGGTAGTCTGGTGTTTGCGTACAAAAGAGGAGGAAATCGATCGACTGCGGGTCGATCTGGTGTTCTTCGAACAGCCGCTGGGCCGCTTTGACTCCTAAATCGGACGCGCACTCGCCGGGCGCGGCGATATGTCGCGAGGCGATCCCGGTTTTGGTGTAAATGAGATCCATGTCCCAGCCGGGAAATTCGTCCTGGAGTTGCTGGTTGGTCTCAATCCTTTGGGGAAGGTAGGTAGAGATGGGACCTATGAATGCGTATTTCACAAACGAAACTCTTCACTTCAATTTGACAGCTGGAGTTGGCCGATCACCTGCGTCTGGTCAGAGCGGCCTTCCGGAGCGCCAAAGCGCACCATGTGGGTCCTCGAAGCTTATCAATTCCGGGATACGTGCGATACCCAGGCGTAAGAATTACCTACTTTGGACGGTTTGCAGTGGCGACGGGCACGGCCTTGTCGGGGGCTGGATGTCTGAGGCAACGAACGTCGGTTTGGGTAATCTGCCAAAGATTTACGGGGAGCCGATTGCCCCTTTTCTGGTAGCAGCGGAAAAACTGCGGTCAGGCCTTCGTTTCTGCCGAAAAAACGTTCGTGTCTTTCCATCAAAAGTATGGGCGTCGTTTTGAAGGGAATCAAAATTGGCTGCCGGGCGTGTTTTTCGTTATCTGCTGAAGTCGTGGTTGTCCAAGCCGGTTCATCAGCGAGAAATCTACTCGTGGATCCGTCAGCAAGCTCCGATCGTCAAGATCGCCGAGGTTGGGCTGGGAAAGACCGAGCGTGCTCACGAGTTGATCGAGTTCGCGCAGCTCTATGCCGACGGCCGTCCGATTCAGTTCCTGGGCATCGACATGTTTGAAGGTCGCCCTGGCGGCGATGGCATTCCGCTGAAGACCGCCCACAAAACCCTCCATGCCCTGGGAGCCAAAGTTCAGCTGGTTCCCGGCGACGCCGCAAGCGCCCTGCCCCGCGTGGCGAATGCGTTTCGCGACGTGCAGCTGTTGATTATCTCGGCCGATCAAGATATCGAAAGCATCCGCCAGTCGATCTCGTGGATCCCGCGGATGCTCAACGAGAAGAGCCTGGTGCTGTGGGAAGTGAAAGACGATAAGGGGCAGTTGAGCTTCGGCCGTTACAGCATGAGCCAGATTGAAGCGATGACCACCAGCCCGGTCCGCCGCGCCGCGTAGCCGTTGGCCTGCTACTGGGTCGGGGCTCGCTCGATCGAAATGGCGTAGGTGACGTCGCGCTCGGGGTTGGAAGCGAAGTCGCCATCGTCGTCGTTGACCTGCAAGATGATCTTTTCGTAGTCCCGATCGGCCGTCCAGCTGAACGGATTGTTGACCGTCTGCCCAGGCACAAGCGTCAGCTTCTGCAGATCGTTGTTGGCTTCCAGCGCACAGATCCCCGTGCGGCACTTGTCGCCGCCGGCAGGGACCGCGTCGTCCGGGGATGCGGTGGCCAGGCCGCCCCACGTTTTCCATTTGCCGGAAACGTAACGCAGCTTGAGGATGTCTCCCTTGTTCATCGGGCCGACCACGTAACCGATCGGGTACTTCGCGGTGATCTTCACGTTCTTGAAGTCGAACGAAGAAAGATCGCCTGAGGTCATGTCGTCTGCGGCGTCATCCTCCATCGGATCGGCCGGCATTGGCTGCTCTTCCCCTTGAGGGCGAAGTTCGACGGCGGGAATCCAGCCTGATTTCGGCCGCCCGTCGACGCTGTACGAAACGAAGTATGCGTTGTCCGATGGACGCCGGGCAAAGACCTTGCCGGGGTACCACTTGCTGTCGACCAGCACGTCGATCGCCGTGCCAGGCGTATAGATCTTGTCGGGGTCCCCCTTGCCAGGATCGGCCGGCTTGGTGTCCATCGGAGTCGAGGTTCCGCTGTCGGTCGACGTGCCGGACGAACCGCCGTCGGTATTGTTGGCCATCGACCCGGTGCCCGGGCTGGTCGGCGAATTGCCCATCGGGGACGCGGCGAGATCGGCCGGAGCCGGGCCTTGTCCGCTGAGATACTTCAGATAGGCGAGCGTCTGGTCGCTCATGTGCTTCACAGGAAACCAGATCTCGGCGCGATCGGTCGTCCGAAACTGCACGTACTCCCCTTCCCGCTTGAGCGCTTTACCGGTGAACTCGAAGTTGCCGTACTTGCTTTGGAAGGTGTAGTTGTTCTGGCTGGTGGGATAATTGGCGTCTTGAGCGAAGCACGGGCCACCAACGAGCGCAACGAGAACCAGGCTAAGTACCAGCAGGGTTGGGCAACGGAAGATTGACATGAGAACGGTCCGTTTCTATTTTCGACGGCTAAGGAGCAGTTGCCAGTATACACCAAGGGGGAAGGCGAAATACCTGCGATTCGTTAGATTCACAGCCCGTGGAGTTCTTCCTCGACGACTCGATTCCGACGGGAATCAAGCCTTACGAATGTTATCCCGCTGTTCGATCTTGCCCATCGCATTGCGCGTATCAATCACCAGCTTCGCGTGCTTCGCGATGAACTCCCAATCGTATTCCTTATGATTGGTGACGATCAGCACCGCGTCTGCTTCGGCTAGTGTATCGGCAGTCAGCTCGATGCTTTCTTTTTGGGAGAACTCGAAGCTCCGCATTGAAGGGAGCTTGGGAATGTACGGGTCGTTGTATTGGATCTGGGCCCCCAGCGGTTCCAAAAGCTCCATGATGGCAAACGCCGGGCTTTCGCGCGGGTCGTCGACGTTTGGCTTGTAGGCCACGCCCAGCATGAGAATCTTGCTGCCGCGGATTGGCTTTTGTTGGTCGTTCAGGGCCAGCATCAGCTTCTGGACGACGAACTGCGGCATGCTGGTGTTGATTTCGCCGGCCAGTTCGATGAAACGGGTCGGCATCCCTTGCTTGCGGGCCAGCCAACTAAGGTAGAACGGATCGATCGGAATGCAGTGCCCGCCGAGGCCGGGGCCGGGGTAAAAGGCCTGGAAGCCGAACGGCTTGGTCTTGGCCGCTTCGATCACTTCCCACAGGTCGAGATCCATGCGGTCAAACAGCACCTTCAGTTCGTTTACCAACGCGATGTTCACGGCTCGGTAGGTGTTTTCGAGGATCTTACAGGCCTCGGCCACTTCCAGGCTGCTGACCGGGATGATCTCGACGATCGCCTTTTCGTACAGCTCGCAGGCCAGCTGCAGGCTGTGGTGCTCGAGCCCGCCGATCACCTTGGGAATGTTCGCCGCGGAAAACTGAGGATTGCCGGGGTCTTCGCGTTCGGGACTATAGGCGACGAAGAAGTCGATGCCAGGTTCGAGGCCGCTCTTTTGCAAGATCGGCAGCACCACATCGCGCGTCGTGCCGGGATAGGTGGTGCTTTCCAGAACCACGAGCTGTCCCTTGCGTAGTGACTTACCAATGGCCTCTGCGGTTAGCTCCACGTACTTGAGGTCCGGATCGCGAGAACTGTCCAGCGGGGTCGGTACGCAGATGAGAAGGACGTCCGCCTCAGCCATCCGAGCGGTATCGCAAGTTGCCGAGAAACGTCCTATTTTAACATTTGAGGCAATCCACTCACTGGCAATGTGCTTAATGTAACTTTCGCCACGGTGAAGTTTTTCGACTTTGTTAGGATCGGTATCGAAGCCCAGGCACTGATAGCCGCAGTCGGCAAACGTTTTTACCAGCGGGAGACCGACATACCCCATTCCAATGACACCCACGACGGCAGACTGATCGGCGAGCTTCTGGCGGAGAGATTCGTAAGAATGCAGAACATTTTCGGCCATCGGCGTGTCTTTTCGAGTAAGCGTTACTAAAAGGAATAGGATCACGAACCAACCTGGGAACCATTTTCCCTTGAGGGAAAACATGCTTCCGGTAATACTGGTTCAAAGGCGTTGATTTGTGATTTCTTCAGGGCGACATCAAAATCATAACTGCGTCAAACAGAAAACTAAGATCGCACATAGGTTTAAGATTCGCCTATTGATATCGAACACGTTAATATAAATCGACGGGCGGATGCTCCGCTAGAATTGCGAGAGGCTCTCAAAATTGACAGTATGACTGATTCGACTCCCCCAAACTCGATGGATCGGCATTTTGAGGAAACTGTCGTTGCGCCCAGCAATTCAAGCG
This genomic interval carries:
- a CDS encoding YqgE/AlgH family protein; amino-acid sequence: MQSLAGQFLIASPYLPDPNFLRTVVLMVQHDDEGALGLVLTRPIHLTVQEIWKNVSGENIDAPENVLQGGPVEGPLMAIHQEEKFAELEVIPGVYFSSQRENIEPLIHESRSEFRLFLGYSGWGAQQLEAELEVGGWLTLPAKKEQVFETNNDILWKSVSGEVGSNIMRESLNLKRMPQDPNVN
- a CDS encoding ketoacyl-ACP synthase III, with product MKYAFIGPISTYLPQRIETNQQLQDEFPGWDMDLIYTKTGIASRHIAAPGECASDLGVKAAQRLFEEHQIDPQSIDFLLFCTQTPDYPLPTTACLMQQRLGLRISCGALDFNLGCSGFIYGLSLAEGLIRAGIARRVLFITAETYSKYIDPDDRSLRTIFGDGAAATLIEACPEPTLDGFQFGTDGSGADTLMVTDGGARLAEDAHTPRHRKRWNSRLYMDGPALISFTVGAIPQLVQNIFSAAGIPKSDVELYLFHQATRKMLEQLQEALEIERDRMPIALETVGNTVSATIPLLIHDLRQQNRLTQGAKHLLVGFGVGWSWGGCIWHDHYGNGG
- a CDS encoding nucleotide sugar dehydrogenase, with product MAENVLHSYESLRQKLADQSAVVGVIGMGYVGLPLVKTFADCGYQCLGFDTDPNKVEKLHRGESYIKHIASEWIASNVKIGRFSATCDTARMAEADVLLICVPTPLDSSRDPDLKYVELTAEAIGKSLRKGQLVVLESTTYPGTTRDVVLPILQKSGLEPGIDFFVAYSPEREDPGNPQFSAANIPKVIGGLEHHSLQLACELYEKAIVEIIPVSSLEVAEACKILENTYRAVNIALVNELKVLFDRMDLDLWEVIEAAKTKPFGFQAFYPGPGLGGHCIPIDPFYLSWLARKQGMPTRFIELAGEINTSMPQFVVQKLMLALNDQQKPIRGSKILMLGVAYKPNVDDPRESPAFAIMELLEPLGAQIQYNDPYIPKLPSMRSFEFSQKESIELTADTLAEADAVLIVTNHKEYDWEFIAKHAKLVIDTRNAMGKIEQRDNIRKA